A window from Triticum aestivum cultivar Chinese Spring chromosome 6D, IWGSC CS RefSeq v2.1, whole genome shotgun sequence encodes these proteins:
- the LOC123144341 gene encoding ATP-dependent RNA helicase DEAH13-like — MMEQEIMEAIYENTVVILCGETGCGKTTQVPQFLYEAGFGTSNRAGRKGMIGITQPRRVAVLATSKRVSYELGLKLGKEVGFQVRHDKEVGSKCSIKFMTDGILLREIQVLYMFAFPGYSYQSILFNRSALS, encoded by the exons ATGATGGAGCAGGAAATAATGGAAGCTATCTACGAAAATACTGTGGTAATTCTATGCGGAGAAACAGGTTGTGGTAAAACTACTCAGGTCCCTCAG TTCTTATATGAAGCCGGCTTTGGCACAAGCAATCGAGCTGGTAGAAAAGGGATGATTGGTATCACCCAACCACGACGTGTTGCTGTTCTTGCCACATCCAAGAGGGTGTCATATGAGTTAGGACTTAAGCTAGGAAAGGAGGTCGGTTTTCAAGTTAGGCATGATAAAGAAGTTGGAAGTAAATGCTCCATCAAGTTTATGACAGATGGCATTTTGCTGCGAGAGATCCAGGTTTTGTATATGTTTGCTTTTCCTGGTTACTCCTATCAGTCTATTTTGTTCAATCGTTCAGCTTTGAGTTAA